A stretch of Vibrio aphrogenes DNA encodes these proteins:
- a CDS encoding transcriptional regulator GcvA, producing the protein MARRLPPLNSLRVFEAAARYLSFTRAAEELFVTQAAVSHQVKALEEFLGIKLFRRRNRSLLLTEEGQSYFLDIKDIFTSISDATDKVLERSEKGALTISLTPSFAIQWLVPRLADFNQQEPDIDVRIKAVDMDEGLLSDDVDVAIYYGRGNWPGVRADKLYLECLIPVCSPQLLLGSKPLNCLADIKHHTLLHDSSRKYWKQFTKEHHLEGVNVNHGPIFSHSTMVIQGAMHGQGIALVNNVLAQPDLDSGRLVQPFDEVLISQNAFYVVCDAKQAEVGRVATFRDWMLSKAASEQDQLLEHELPADELTPAKPVKKNKKSDG; encoded by the coding sequence ATGGCTAGACGTTTACCGCCCTTAAATTCATTACGAGTTTTTGAAGCTGCAGCGCGTTATTTAAGTTTTACTCGAGCTGCCGAAGAATTGTTTGTGACTCAAGCTGCAGTCAGTCATCAAGTAAAAGCATTAGAAGAGTTTTTAGGAATTAAGCTTTTTCGTCGTCGTAACCGCTCGTTATTGTTAACAGAAGAAGGACAAAGCTACTTTTTAGACATTAAAGACATTTTTACCTCGATTTCAGATGCCACGGATAAAGTGTTAGAAAGGAGCGAAAAAGGGGCATTAACCATCAGTTTGACCCCCAGTTTTGCGATTCAATGGCTAGTACCAAGACTTGCGGATTTTAATCAGCAAGAGCCGGATATTGATGTTCGTATCAAAGCCGTGGATATGGATGAAGGTTTATTGTCTGATGATGTGGACGTGGCGATTTATTATGGACGTGGTAATTGGCCGGGAGTGCGCGCGGATAAGTTATACCTTGAATGTTTGATCCCCGTATGTTCACCTCAATTGCTGTTAGGCAGTAAGCCTTTGAATTGTTTAGCTGATATTAAACATCATACCTTATTGCATGACAGCTCTCGTAAGTATTGGAAGCAATTTACTAAAGAGCACCATTTGGAAGGAGTCAATGTGAATCATGGCCCTATTTTTAGTCACTCGACGATGGTGATACAAGGTGCGATGCATGGACAAGGGATTGCTCTGGTCAATAATGTCTTAGCGCAACCAGACCTCGATTCCGGTCGCTTGGTGCAGCCTTTTGATGAAGTGTTGATCAGCCAAAATGCGTTTTATGTGGTGTGTGATGCCAAACAAGCGGAGGTTGGACGAGTGGCGACTTTCCGTGATTGGATGCTGAGTAAAGCGGCCAGTGAACAAGATCAGTTGCTAGAGCATGAGCTACCAGCAGATGAATTAACTCCAGCTAAACCTGTAAAAAAGAATAAAAAATCCGATGGATAA
- the nusB gene encoding transcription antitermination factor NusB produces the protein MGARVKPAARRNARQFALQAIYSWQVTKENVATIEHQFLTGEKYDEEEHHAAEPSLKAPETDVAYFQDLLSGVVNSNMELDSKLRPYLSRPMQDLDMMELALLRLAMYEMTQRDDVPYKVVINEAIELAKVFAAEDSHKFINGVLDKAAPHVRKK, from the coding sequence ATGGGGGCTCGCGTGAAACCAGCCGCACGTCGTAATGCACGTCAATTCGCACTACAAGCGATTTACTCTTGGCAAGTCACTAAAGAAAATGTGGCAACTATTGAACATCAGTTTTTAACTGGTGAAAAGTATGATGAAGAAGAACATCATGCCGCTGAACCTAGCTTAAAAGCACCAGAAACGGATGTCGCTTACTTCCAAGATTTATTATCGGGTGTCGTTAACTCAAATATGGAATTAGATAGCAAGCTACGTCCATACTTATCACGTCCAATGCAAGATTTGGATATGATGGAATTGGCGTTGCTGCGTCTTGCAATGTATGAAATGACGCAACGTGATGATGTTCCTTACAAAGTTGTGATCAACGAAGCGATTGAATTAGCAAAAGTGTTTGCTGCTGAAGATAGCCATAAGTTCATTAACGGTGTGCTGGATAAAGCCGCGCCGCACGTACGTAAGAAGTAA
- the xseB gene encoding exodeoxyribonuclease VII small subunit: MATKKPENMSFEESLTELDALVNQLENGDLDLEDALKKFERGIALARSSQTKLTEAEQRVEILLKDDDTSELIPFDTQSDI; encoded by the coding sequence ATGGCCACTAAAAAACCTGAAAACATGAGCTTTGAAGAGTCATTAACTGAACTCGATGCTTTGGTTAACCAACTTGAAAATGGTGACCTTGACCTCGAAGATGCATTAAAAAAGTTTGAACGCGGCATCGCCCTAGCTCGATCTAGCCAAACTAAACTGACTGAAGCTGAGCAACGTGTTGAAATCTTACTAAAAGATGATGATACGTCAGAACTCATTCCTTTTGACACACAAAGCGACATTTAG
- a CDS encoding alpha/beta family hydrolase → MQDSSIIIDGDEKAQVTVLFAHGAGAGMEHEFMQDIAQKLAGSGMRVVRFNFPYMVKRAQDGKRRPPDRAPKLLEDFEQKIAAFYRQEGSLFLAGKSMGGRMASHLAEHPQVAGVMCLGFPFHPPGKPDNFKGEHLASLTKPTLILQGERDTFGTQQECQGFSLSDAVDLVFIPDGDHGFKPRVKSGFTEQGNRRLAVESMVEFIRTHS, encoded by the coding sequence ATGCAAGACTCCAGCATTATTATTGATGGCGATGAAAAAGCGCAAGTGACGGTATTGTTCGCCCATGGAGCAGGAGCCGGTATGGAGCATGAATTTATGCAAGATATCGCACAAAAGTTGGCAGGCTCTGGAATGCGAGTCGTTCGCTTTAATTTTCCTTATATGGTGAAACGAGCACAAGATGGCAAACGTCGTCCACCGGATCGAGCCCCGAAATTATTGGAAGATTTTGAACAAAAAATTGCGGCATTTTATCGCCAAGAAGGGAGCTTGTTTCTAGCTGGAAAATCGATGGGCGGTCGGATGGCCAGCCATTTGGCGGAGCATCCACAAGTTGCCGGCGTCATGTGTTTAGGTTTTCCTTTTCATCCACCGGGTAAACCAGACAATTTTAAAGGTGAGCATTTAGCATCATTAACGAAACCGACCTTGATCTTACAAGGTGAGCGCGACACGTTTGGTACTCAACAAGAATGCCAAGGGTTTTCATTGTCTGATGCTGTTGACCTGGTATTTATTCCCGATGGCGATCATGGTTTTAAACCCCGAGTTAAATCTGGGTTTACCGAGCAAGGTAATCGCCGTTTAGCGGTGGAGAGCATGGTCGAGTTCATCCGTACACATTCATAG
- the thiL gene encoding thiamine-phosphate kinase: MSGEFNLIEKYFAHKQANRPDVDISLGDDCALISPPEGYQIAISTDTVVLGTHFLADADPAAVAYKALMSNISDLAAMGATPAWFSMALTLPEINESWLTPFCHAMFTLADEHQLQLIGGDTTKGPLSISFTIQGLVPTGKALTRGGANLGDAIYVTGNLGDSHAGLSVILQPQRNTKPYATELVKRHFYAQSRIRVAEKLRGIATSCIDISDGLIADLGHILKRSKVAAQIDVALLPLSKEVIAFYGEVQQAQHAALQSGEEYELCFTVPVAHQAQVETLAQQSGCTLTCIGQIVEQSPDESSRITLLRASHPLLANDPILLAQGFDHFN; this comes from the coding sequence ATGTCTGGTGAATTTAACTTAATCGAAAAATATTTTGCCCATAAGCAAGCGAATCGACCGGATGTCGATATTTCTTTAGGTGATGATTGTGCGTTAATTTCACCACCAGAGGGTTATCAGATTGCGATCAGTACCGACACTGTAGTGTTAGGGACGCATTTTTTGGCTGATGCCGATCCGGCTGCTGTGGCGTATAAAGCCTTAATGTCAAACATTAGCGACTTGGCGGCGATGGGGGCAACCCCGGCGTGGTTTTCTATGGCTCTCACACTTCCTGAAATCAATGAAAGCTGGTTGACGCCATTTTGTCATGCCATGTTTACATTGGCCGATGAACATCAATTGCAATTAATTGGCGGAGATACCACCAAAGGACCATTGAGTATTTCATTTACCATTCAAGGTCTTGTGCCAACAGGGAAAGCACTGACTCGAGGCGGGGCCAACCTCGGTGATGCGATTTATGTGACAGGCAACTTGGGTGATAGCCATGCCGGTTTAAGTGTTATTTTACAGCCACAACGGAACACAAAGCCGTATGCAACAGAGCTTGTAAAACGTCATTTTTACGCGCAATCTCGTATTCGTGTGGCAGAGAAGCTGCGCGGCATTGCAACCAGTTGTATTGATATTTCTGATGGTCTGATTGCGGATCTTGGACACATCTTAAAACGTTCTAAAGTTGCGGCACAAATCGATGTGGCTTTATTGCCGTTATCAAAAGAAGTGATTGCCTTTTATGGGGAAGTGCAACAAGCTCAACATGCGGCTTTACAAAGTGGTGAAGAATACGAACTGTGTTTTACCGTTCCGGTAGCTCATCAAGCGCAAGTTGAGACGCTCGCTCAGCAATCTGGTTGTACATTGACTTGCATTGGGCAAATTGTTGAACAATCACCCGATGAAAGCTCAAGAATCACCTTATTGCGAGCCTCTCATCCACTCTTAGCCAATGATCCTATTTTGCTTGCTCAAGGGTTTGACCATTTTAATTAA
- the dxs gene encoding 1-deoxy-D-xylulose-5-phosphate synthase, giving the protein MTLDISKYPTLALANTPDELRSLPKESLSALCDELRTYLLNSVSQSSGHLASGLGTVELTVALHYVYNTPFDQLVWDVGHQAYPHKILTGRREQMPSIRQKGGLHPFPWRGESEYDTLSVGHSSTSISAALGMAISAQKEGQDRKVVSVIGDGAITAGMAFEAMNHAGDVHADMLVILNDNEMSISENVGALNNHLAQLLTGNFYTSIREGGKKVLSNVPPIKELVRRTEEHLKGMVVPGTMFEELGFNYIGPIDGHDVKELVKTLKNMRGLKGPQFLHVMTKKGKGYEPAEKDPIGYHGVPKFNPEESSLPKSSGGKPTFSKIFGDFLCDMAAQDPKLMAITPAMREGSGMVRFSKEYPDQYFDVAIAEQHAVTLASGMAIGGQHPIVAIYSTFLQRGYDQLIHDVAIMNLPVMFAIDRAGLVGADGQTHQGAFDLSFMRCIPNMVIMAPSDENECRQMLYTGHQHQGPSAVRYPRGSGCGAAIEKDMVALEIGKGRLVRKANLEKDTAKKVAILSFGTFLPEALKAAESLNATVADMRFVKPLDEALVLKLAAEHDVLVTLEENVIAGGAGSGVIELLMQRKQIKPVLQLGLPDEFVHQGTQDELYDELRLNAAGIEQQIKAYLD; this is encoded by the coding sequence ATGACTCTTGATATTTCAAAGTACCCAACACTCGCCCTCGCTAATACACCTGACGAGCTGCGCTCCTTACCAAAAGAAAGTTTATCCGCTCTTTGTGATGAACTTCGTACCTACTTATTGAACTCAGTGAGCCAATCTAGTGGTCACTTAGCTTCAGGTTTAGGGACGGTAGAACTGACTGTCGCGCTACACTATGTTTATAACACCCCTTTTGATCAGCTCGTTTGGGATGTCGGCCATCAAGCTTATCCCCATAAAATTTTAACTGGCCGTCGTGAACAAATGCCAAGTATTCGTCAAAAAGGTGGGCTGCACCCTTTCCCATGGCGTGGCGAAAGTGAGTACGATACTTTATCAGTTGGTCACTCTTCAACGTCAATCAGTGCCGCGTTAGGCATGGCGATCAGTGCGCAAAAAGAAGGTCAAGACCGTAAAGTTGTGAGTGTGATTGGCGATGGAGCGATCACCGCGGGTATGGCCTTTGAAGCCATGAACCACGCTGGCGACGTACATGCGGACATGCTAGTGATTTTAAATGACAACGAAATGTCCATTTCAGAAAACGTGGGCGCGTTAAATAATCACCTTGCACAACTTCTGACTGGGAACTTTTATACTTCAATTCGTGAAGGTGGCAAAAAAGTCTTATCTAACGTGCCGCCGATTAAAGAGTTGGTTCGTCGTACCGAAGAACATTTAAAAGGCATGGTGGTTCCCGGTACCATGTTCGAAGAGTTAGGCTTTAACTACATTGGCCCTATCGATGGTCATGATGTGAAAGAGCTCGTCAAAACATTGAAAAATATGCGTGGCTTAAAAGGCCCTCAATTTTTGCATGTGATGACCAAAAAAGGCAAAGGCTATGAACCTGCGGAAAAAGATCCGATTGGCTATCATGGCGTGCCTAAATTCAACCCTGAAGAAAGTTCATTACCAAAAAGCAGTGGCGGCAAACCAACCTTCTCTAAAATTTTTGGCGATTTCTTATGTGATATGGCCGCGCAAGATCCTAAATTGATGGCCATCACCCCTGCCATGCGTGAAGGCTCTGGTATGGTGCGCTTTTCCAAGGAATACCCAGACCAATATTTCGATGTGGCGATTGCTGAGCAACATGCCGTCACCCTAGCTTCCGGTATGGCAATAGGTGGACAACACCCTATCGTTGCCATCTATTCCACTTTCTTACAACGTGGTTACGATCAGTTAATCCACGACGTTGCCATCATGAATTTACCCGTGATGTTTGCGATTGACCGTGCCGGTCTTGTCGGTGCGGATGGTCAAACTCACCAAGGCGCCTTTGATTTAAGCTTTATGCGCTGCATTCCCAACATGGTGATCATGGCACCAAGTGATGAGAATGAATGCCGTCAAATGCTCTACACGGGTCATCAACACCAAGGCCCAAGTGCGGTACGTTATCCTCGCGGTTCTGGCTGTGGTGCTGCAATAGAAAAAGACATGGTTGCATTGGAAATTGGTAAAGGCCGTCTTGTACGTAAAGCTAACCTTGAAAAGGATACGGCGAAGAAAGTTGCCATCTTATCTTTTGGTACCTTCTTACCAGAAGCCTTAAAAGCAGCCGAATCACTGAATGCTACCGTAGCGGATATGCGCTTTGTGAAGCCATTAGATGAAGCGTTAGTGCTGAAACTGGCGGCTGAACACGATGTATTAGTCACACTAGAAGAGAATGTAATTGCCGGCGGCGCAGGCTCTGGCGTAATTGAACTCTTAATGCAACGCAAACAAATCAAGCCAGTACTGCAACTAGGCTTACCCGATGAGTTTGTCCATCAAGGCACACAAGATGAGCTGTATGATGAATTAAGACTAAACGCGGCTGGAATTGAACAACAAATTAAAGCCTATTTAGACTAA
- a CDS encoding DUF423 domain-containing protein: protein MSIAQCRGQKLLAVAGISGLIAVALGAFAAHGLSHRLPEYLLSVFKTGVQYQAWHTFALLVCGVILMITAPHSKQSETQQYSEKGRKGLVFAGICFMIGILCFSGSLYALALTGIKWFGPITPLGGVFFMLGWITFTISVLRLNKVTQ, encoded by the coding sequence ATGTCTATTGCACAATGTCGTGGACAAAAGTTATTAGCCGTGGCAGGTATTTCAGGGCTCATTGCGGTAGCGTTAGGAGCATTTGCAGCACACGGGTTGTCACATCGTTTGCCTGAATATTTATTATCGGTGTTTAAAACCGGTGTGCAATATCAAGCTTGGCATACTTTTGCTTTATTGGTTTGTGGAGTGATATTAATGATCACTGCTCCTCATTCCAAACAATCAGAGACGCAACAATATAGCGAAAAGGGGCGTAAAGGTCTGGTCTTTGCTGGCATTTGCTTTATGATCGGCATCCTTTGTTTCAGTGGTAGCCTGTATGCACTCGCTTTAACTGGAATTAAGTGGTTTGGCCCAATTACACCGCTAGGTGGTGTCTTTTTTATGTTGGGTTGGATTACATTTACCATCTCTGTTCTACGATTAAATAAGGTGACACAGTGA
- the pgpA gene encoding phosphatidylglycerophosphatase A: protein MSQQQPSTNPLSRIKLTNPWHLLAVGFGSGLSKWVPGTTGTLASIPVYLLLVQLPTLAYCAVVIVAALLGIVICQKTSDDMKVHDHGAIVWDEFVGFWITMSVVPFLGLATNDWQIIAFGFVLFRIFDMLKPWPISLLDRHVHGGFGIMIDDVLAGIFAAISLLLVVVYWF, encoded by the coding sequence ATGTCACAACAACAACCATCCACGAACCCATTGTCACGCATTAAGCTAACGAATCCTTGGCACTTATTGGCCGTGGGGTTTGGCAGTGGCCTATCAAAATGGGTTCCCGGCACCACGGGCACACTCGCTTCCATTCCTGTTTATTTATTGTTGGTGCAATTACCTACATTAGCTTATTGTGCCGTGGTCATTGTAGCGGCGTTGCTCGGTATTGTGATTTGCCAGAAAACTTCCGATGATATGAAAGTGCACGATCATGGTGCGATTGTATGGGATGAATTTGTTGGCTTTTGGATCACCATGAGCGTGGTGCCTTTTTTAGGGCTGGCTACCAATGATTGGCAAATTATTGCGTTTGGTTTTGTGCTCTTTCGTATTTTCGATATGCTAAAACCTTGGCCGATCAGCCTATTGGATCGTCATGTGCATGGTGGTTTCGGCATTATGATTGATGATGTTTTAGCAGGAATATTTGCCGCGATCAGTTTATTGTTGGTCGTGGTGTATTGGTTTTAA
- the thiI gene encoding tRNA uracil 4-sulfurtransferase ThiI — translation MKFIVKPHPEIFVKSDSVRKRFTRTLERNLRNIIQRETESVAVLNRRDHIEVAANSDEYYEKVLEILTHTPGIHHSLEVLQSDFTDLHNIYEQALEQSRGLIEGKTFVVRVKRRGKHDFTSIDVERYVGGGLNQAVESARVKLTNPEVTVNLEIANEKLNQVIARHKGLGGFPLGTQEDVLSLISGGFDSGVSSYLHIKRGSKTHFCFFNLGGPAHEIGVKQVAHYLWKKYGSSAKVKFIAVDFEPVVAEILEKIDDGQMGVVLKRMFMRAGGMVAEKFGIEALVTGEALGQVSSQTLTNLRLIDNVTDTLILRPLINWDKEDIINVARDIGTEDFAKVMPEYCGVISKKPTVKAVKSKLEKEEQNFNFELLEQVVANARVMDIRAIEAESQEQVPEVELVAEIADQAIVLDIRSPDEEDMNPLEITGVEIKHLPFYKLATQFGDLDQTKQYLLYCERGVMSRLQALYLKDLGYQNVKVYRP, via the coding sequence ATGAAGTTTATTGTAAAACCCCATCCAGAAATTTTTGTTAAAAGTGACTCGGTTCGTAAACGTTTCACTCGTACGTTGGAGCGTAACTTACGTAATATTATTCAACGTGAAACAGAATCTGTTGCGGTGTTAAACCGTCGTGATCACATTGAAGTTGCTGCCAATAGTGATGAATATTATGAGAAAGTGTTAGAGATTCTGACACACACACCTGGGATTCATCACTCATTAGAAGTGCTGCAGTCGGATTTTACCGATTTGCATAATATCTATGAACAAGCTTTAGAACAAAGCCGTGGCCTCATTGAAGGAAAAACCTTCGTGGTGCGTGTTAAGCGCCGTGGTAAACACGATTTTACCTCGATTGACGTTGAGCGTTATGTCGGTGGGGGCTTAAACCAAGCGGTTGAATCGGCACGAGTAAAACTGACTAACCCAGAAGTGACGGTGAACCTTGAGATTGCCAATGAAAAGCTTAACCAAGTTATTGCACGTCATAAAGGCTTAGGCGGTTTCCCTCTTGGCACACAAGAAGATGTTTTAAGTTTGATTTCTGGAGGTTTTGACTCTGGAGTATCAAGCTACTTACATATTAAACGTGGCTCTAAAACCCATTTTTGTTTCTTCAATCTTGGTGGCCCTGCACACGAAATTGGCGTGAAACAAGTTGCCCATTACTTGTGGAAGAAATACGGTTCATCCGCCAAAGTTAAGTTTATCGCGGTTGATTTTGAACCGGTTGTGGCGGAAATTTTAGAAAAAATCGATGACGGTCAAATGGGTGTTGTCTTGAAGCGTATGTTCATGCGAGCAGGCGGCATGGTTGCTGAAAAATTTGGCATCGAAGCATTAGTAACAGGTGAAGCACTCGGTCAGGTATCAAGTCAAACACTGACAAACCTACGTTTGATCGATAACGTAACTGATACCTTGATTTTGCGTCCGCTGATCAACTGGGATAAAGAAGACATCATTAATGTAGCGCGTGATATTGGTACTGAAGACTTTGCCAAAGTCATGCCAGAATATTGTGGTGTAATTTCGAAAAAACCGACAGTGAAAGCGGTGAAGAGCAAGCTTGAAAAAGAAGAACAAAACTTCAATTTTGAGCTTCTTGAGCAAGTGGTAGCGAATGCTCGCGTTATGGATATCCGTGCGATTGAAGCAGAAAGCCAAGAACAGGTGCCAGAAGTGGAACTTGTGGCCGAAATTGCAGACCAAGCCATTGTGTTAGATATTCGTAGCCCAGATGAAGAAGATATGAACCCGCTTGAGATTACAGGCGTGGAGATCAAGCATCTGCCGTTTTACAAACTTGCGACTCAATTTGGCGATCTAGACCAAACGAAACAGTACTTATTGTATTGTGAGCGTGGTGTGATGAGCCGTTTGCAAGCCTTATATCTTAAAGATTTAGGCTATCAAAATGTGAAGGTCTATCGTCCATAA
- the ribBA gene encoding bifunctional 3,4-dihydroxy-2-butanone-4-phosphate synthase/GTP cyclohydrolase II — translation MAISSSKEIIEDIRLGKMVILMDDEDRENEGDLIMAAEHITPAAINFMATHGRGLICLTLTKERCNNLGLPPMVQDNNAQYTTNFTVSIEAAEGVTTGISAADRAVTVQAAVAKNAQASDLVQPGHIFPLAAQEGGVLTRAGHTEAGCDLARLAGLEPASVIVEILNEDGTMARRPDLEIFAEKHGIKLGTIADLIEYRNNTETTIERVAECKLPTEFGEFDLVTYRDTIDNQIHYALRKGNVSDSACLVRVHLQDTFTDLLHSNRTADRSWSLDAAMKRINQEGGVLVILGNEETPQSIIHKVKMLEQQDNQTAPTLAKKQGTSRRVGVGSQILADLGVKDMRLLSSSDKRYHALSGFGLNVVDYVTN, via the coding sequence ATGGCAATTAGCAGTTCAAAAGAGATTATTGAAGATATTCGCTTAGGTAAAATGGTCATTTTGATGGATGACGAAGACCGCGAAAATGAAGGCGATTTGATCATGGCGGCAGAACATATTACGCCCGCCGCGATTAACTTTATGGCGACTCATGGTCGTGGTTTGATTTGTTTAACCTTAACCAAAGAGCGCTGTAATAACTTGGGCCTACCGCCAATGGTGCAAGACAATAATGCGCAATATACCACGAACTTTACCGTGTCAATTGAAGCGGCAGAAGGGGTGACCACTGGTATTTCTGCTGCCGACCGCGCAGTGACAGTACAAGCGGCTGTAGCCAAAAATGCTCAAGCCTCTGATTTAGTGCAACCTGGGCATATTTTCCCATTAGCCGCTCAAGAAGGTGGCGTGCTGACTCGCGCAGGCCACACGGAAGCAGGATGTGATTTAGCACGTCTTGCGGGCTTAGAACCTGCTTCAGTGATTGTTGAGATTTTAAATGAAGACGGCACTATGGCACGTCGCCCTGATTTAGAAATATTTGCTGAAAAACACGGTATTAAATTAGGTACCATTGCTGATCTGATTGAATACCGTAACAACACTGAAACCACGATTGAGCGTGTAGCGGAATGTAAATTGCCAACAGAATTTGGCGAGTTTGATTTAGTGACTTACCGTGACACCATTGATAATCAAATTCATTATGCGTTACGTAAAGGCAATGTCAGTGACTCAGCGTGTTTAGTGCGCGTGCATTTGCAAGACACGTTTACGGATTTATTGCACTCTAACCGCACAGCCGATCGCAGTTGGTCATTGGATGCGGCGATGAAACGCATTAACCAAGAAGGTGGCGTGTTAGTGATTTTAGGCAATGAAGAAACGCCGCAATCCATTATCCATAAAGTAAAAATGTTGGAGCAACAAGACAATCAAACCGCGCCGACCTTAGCTAAGAAGCAAGGAACATCACGTCGCGTTGGGGTTGGCTCACAAATTCTGGCGGATCTGGGCGTTAAAGATATGCGTTTATTGTCATCATCAGATAAACGTTATCATGCGCTGTCTGGCTTTGGTTTGAATGTTGTCGATTATGTAACGAACTAA
- a CDS encoding putative quinol monooxygenase, producing MSKKVYCVAQFQPKEGKLDELFAVLQALEPNTLREDGCLQYVVTRHRPSPFAGGESYPIAFHEIWASNEAFEAHCQRKEIGDFFQQQCVAETGLVEKSNVAVYTDEPNDFDAPKF from the coding sequence ATGTCTAAGAAAGTATATTGTGTGGCTCAATTTCAGCCCAAAGAAGGCAAATTAGATGAATTATTTGCGGTATTACAAGCGCTAGAGCCAAACACATTACGTGAAGATGGATGCTTACAATATGTAGTCACTCGTCATCGCCCAAGTCCATTTGCAGGCGGTGAAAGTTACCCGATTGCTTTTCATGAAATCTGGGCCAGCAATGAAGCTTTTGAAGCCCATTGTCAACGTAAAGAAATTGGGGATTTTTTCCAACAACAATGCGTTGCTGAAACGGGCTTAGTGGAAAAATCGAATGTCGCGGTTTATACCGATGAACCAAATGATTTCGATGCACCAAAGTTTTAA
- the ribH gene encoding 6,7-dimethyl-8-ribityllumazine synthase codes for MKVIEGAFAAPNAKIAIVISRFNSFINESLLSGAIDTLKRHGQVSDDNITVVRCPGAVELPLVAQRVAKTGKFDAIVSLGTVIRGGTPHFDYVCSECNKGLAQVSLEYSLPVAFGVLTVDTIDQAIERAGTKAGNKGQEAALSALEMINVLNEIN; via the coding sequence ATGAAAGTAATCGAAGGTGCATTTGCAGCTCCAAATGCAAAAATTGCTATCGTTATTTCTCGTTTTAATAGCTTTATTAACGAAAGTTTACTTTCAGGTGCGATTGATACATTAAAGCGTCATGGACAAGTAAGTGATGACAATATTACTGTCGTTCGTTGCCCTGGTGCCGTTGAACTTCCTCTCGTGGCTCAACGTGTCGCAAAAACTGGAAAATTTGATGCTATTGTTTCTCTAGGTACGGTTATTCGTGGTGGTACGCCACACTTTGATTACGTATGTAGTGAGTGTAATAAAGGTTTAGCGCAAGTGTCTTTGGAATACAGTCTTCCAGTCGCATTTGGCGTATTAACTGTTGATACTATCGATCAAGCGATTGAACGCGCAGGCACCAAGGCTGGTAACAAGGGGCAAGAAGCAGCCCTGAGCGCACTTGAGATGATCAACGTTTTAAATGAAATTAACTAA
- the ispA gene encoding (2E,6E)-farnesyl diphosphate synthase — MTISLADYQERNNQQLNLWLDTIPHQQQTLTKAMRYGLLLGGKRARPYLVYITGQMFGLTLADLDTPASAIECIHAYSLIHDDLPAMDDDELRRGQPTCHIEFDEATAILTGDALQTLAFTILAEGPLSSQSEPQRVQLIKELANASGALGMCMGQTLDLEAENRAVCLEELQEIHRNKTGALIKCAIRMGALCAGANGIATLSHLDRYADAVGLAFQVQDDILDIISDTETLGKPQGSDQNLNKSTYPALLGLEGAQQKAQDLLQEALQALQAIPYNTQSLEDFARYAVERSH; from the coding sequence ATGACCATTTCCTTGGCTGACTATCAAGAAAGAAATAACCAACAATTAAACCTGTGGTTGGACACGATTCCTCACCAACAACAAACCTTAACCAAAGCCATGCGTTACGGTTTGCTCTTGGGGGGAAAACGAGCACGTCCTTATTTGGTCTACATCACTGGACAAATGTTTGGTCTTACGCTCGCCGATCTCGATACTCCAGCATCGGCTATTGAATGCATCCACGCTTATTCATTGATTCATGATGATCTTCCTGCCATGGATGACGATGAGCTACGTCGAGGCCAACCCACTTGTCATATTGAATTTGATGAAGCCACGGCTATTTTAACCGGTGATGCCTTGCAAACCCTTGCCTTTACTATTTTGGCTGAAGGTCCATTATCTTCCCAAAGTGAGCCACAGCGCGTGCAATTAATTAAAGAGCTGGCCAACGCATCTGGCGCATTAGGCATGTGCATGGGTCAAACCTTAGATCTGGAAGCTGAAAATCGCGCGGTATGTTTAGAAGAGCTGCAAGAAATTCATCGCAATAAGACAGGTGCATTGATCAAGTGTGCCATTCGTATGGGCGCTTTATGTGCCGGTGCTAATGGCATTGCCACTCTTTCTCATCTTGACCGATATGCCGATGCCGTGGGGCTGGCTTTCCAAGTACAAGATGACATTCTCGATATTATCTCCGATACCGAAACGTTAGGTAAGCCACAAGGTTCTGATCAAAATTTAAATAAAAGCACTTACCCGGCTCTGCTAGGATTAGAAGGGGCGCAGCAAAAAGCACAAGACTTGTTACAAGAAGCACTTCAAGCTTTACAAGCGATCCCTTACAATACGCAATCACTCGAAGATTTCGCCCGATATGCAGTCGAGCGCAGCCATTAA